The following proteins come from a genomic window of Desulfonatronum sp. SC1:
- a CDS encoding patatin family protein, whose translation MLKKDIVDSPVKYYDMNLTKAGLVLEGGGLRGVFTSGVLRRFMDEGLWFASVYGVSMGACNGANYVALQPERNRMVNIGFVRDRRYLSWMRLLRGGELFGMEFIFQVIPRRIIPFDYAAFRDSPVKFRVVLTDCERGEAVWLEKGEFARNDDSVDDVFRATASLPVISTPVRFQERMVMDGGIADPIPVRACVQQGDAKRVIVLTQPDGYVKKPSKSGWACRWRHPELTGMHRLLARRHEVYNQTLAEIRDMEARGAAFVIRPETTMDVGRVCRDPKKLYGLYDHGYFAAQGSMDALRAYLAG comes from the coding sequence GTGTTGAAAAAGGACATTGTCGACAGTCCGGTCAAATACTACGACATGAATCTGACAAAAGCCGGCCTGGTGCTGGAAGGCGGAGGGCTGCGCGGGGTGTTTACGTCCGGGGTGCTGCGGCGGTTTATGGACGAGGGGCTGTGGTTCGCCTCGGTGTACGGGGTGTCCATGGGCGCGTGCAACGGGGCCAATTATGTGGCCCTCCAGCCGGAGCGCAACCGGATGGTGAACATCGGTTTCGTGCGGGACCGACGCTATCTGAGCTGGATGCGGCTGCTGCGCGGCGGGGAGTTGTTCGGCATGGAGTTCATTTTTCAGGTTATCCCGCGGCGGATTATTCCCTTTGACTACGCGGCGTTCCGGGACAGTCCGGTGAAATTCCGGGTCGTCCTGACCGACTGCGAGCGGGGCGAGGCGGTCTGGCTGGAAAAGGGCGAGTTCGCCCGGAACGACGATTCCGTGGACGACGTGTTCCGGGCCACGGCCAGCCTGCCGGTGATCTCGACCCCGGTGCGCTTTCAGGAGCGCATGGTCATGGACGGCGGCATCGCTGACCCGATCCCTGTCCGCGCCTGCGTGCAGCAGGGCGACGCCAAGCGCGTGATCGTGCTCACCCAGCCGGACGGGTACGTCAAGAAGCCGAGCAAAAGCGGATGGGCCTGCAGATGGCGGCATCCCGAGCTGACGGGCATGCACCGGCTTTTGGCCCGCCGCCATGAGGTCTACAACCAGACTTTGGCCGAGATCCGGGACATGGAGGCTCGGGGCGCGGCCTTTGTCATCCGCCCGGAAACAACCATGGACGTTGGTCGGGTTTGTCGGGACCCCAAGAAGCTCTACGGTCTCTACGACCACGGCTACTTTGCGGCCCAGGGCAGCATGGACGCCTTGCGGGCGTATCTGGCGGGCTGA
- a CDS encoding YaiI/YqxD family protein: protein MQLLHIYIDADSCPVKQEVYRVASRYRLDVTLVANSRMHVPSDQRVALMVVKGGFDAADDWIVEHVDTHDIVVTADILLADRCLKKGALVVGPTGKPFTAESIGSAVAVRGLMAELRSSGEMTGGPAPLKKQDRSRFLHQLDEMIQSIHRAHPLPNG from the coding sequence ATGCAATTGCTGCATATCTACATTGATGCCGACTCATGTCCGGTCAAGCAGGAAGTTTATCGCGTCGCGAGCCGGTACCGGCTTGACGTGACGCTGGTGGCCAATTCGCGGATGCACGTACCCAGTGACCAGCGGGTAGCGCTCATGGTGGTGAAGGGCGGTTTTGACGCGGCTGATGATTGGATTGTCGAGCACGTCGACACCCACGACATCGTCGTTACCGCCGACATTCTGCTGGCCGACCGTTGCCTGAAAAAGGGCGCGCTCGTCGTCGGCCCAACCGGAAAACCCTTTACCGCCGAAAGCATCGGCTCAGCCGTCGCAGTCCGGGGCCTGATGGCGGAACTTCGCAGCTCAGGGGAGATGACCGGAGGGCCTGCGCCGCTCAAAAAGCAGGATCGCTCCCGTTTCCTGCATCAACTCGATGAGATGATCCAATCGATCCACCGCGCGCACCCGTTGCCGAACGGGTGA